Within the Sarcophilus harrisii chromosome 2, mSarHar1.11, whole genome shotgun sequence genome, the region aacagtagataaaggcctggaatcaagaagacctgaatttaaatctggtcttccACATTTACCAGATGTGTtccatttccacatctgtaaaactAGGATAaaataatacctatctcccagggttgttgtgaggtgcaaatgagataattgtaaagtgcttagcgtGTAGTAGGTACTATaaaaatgttggctattattattgttgttgttgtcaacTCATATAATCTACTGAAATTATAAACTGCAGAACAATTCTTGACTTTCTGTTGTAGAGGGAGTTTTTCCGACTGTTAAGTTCCCTgtaatgatgaaatcacagaagtGAACCTTCACAACCCCTAAAAGTTCACAGATAGAGCCCACCCTGAAGCTGAGGCTAAGAAGCTCAGGTGACTGAGCTgagcagagtcagaatttgaatacaggtcctgAGACTCCAGAGAGTTTGGCGGGGGTATTTCCACTACATCAATGCTGCCTTGTCCACCTCTTGTGCCTACTTAGGTCTGGAActgcacatattttttttttttttttaattgtcctcTGTAAGAAGTCTTCctgtccctctttctgtctctattcaatagCTTGGGGCAGGTTTTGTAAAGTTATGGGGACCAGCAAGGTCCAATAACCTCCCAATTAACTCCCCCAGCTTTGGCTGCTGCTGCGTGAGGAGCTCCCAGCTCTAGATACCTGGGGAAGCTGCTTCCATGGAAACCAGCGGCAGGTTTTACAAGTGGAAAGCAACCTCCTGAAGACTAACTGGGGAGGGTACCTGGGATCTAAGGCAGGCaaggaaaagcaagaaggaaaATACCGTCTTCTTGAGGCAATCTACATAATCCAGTTGGACTTTGGACATTCAGGTGGGGGTTCATATGGGGCAGAATAGCATTTTGGGGAGTGGGAAGGAAAAGGGTGTGtgaagagggattgggaattctgggAAACAAAAGAGGATGAGAGAAAGATGGGGAAGGAGCGAAGACTCGCTGAATGGTAGGAAGTTGGTGGGCTCCGGGGCTCTGATTGGGGAAATAAGGGAGATTTTGAAGAGTTTCTCTTAGTGTTCATAGAAGCCTCCAGACCACAGAAGGACATTTCCCAGATAATGGTACCGTCCATTTGTGCTTTTCAGCAAATATCTTCCCAGTGTTTTCCTCACAGCCTGGTACCAAAGGGTGGGGAATACAATCCACTCATGCAGTCTGAACTGAGCCTACTTGGACTCAGTAGAGGTAAGTAACGGACATTTATCCCCAAAGTAAGAAAACTGGGAGTGAACAGAGAGCCTCATGCCCCTGCGTCCTTATTCCGGGGAGCGACTGCAGGCGACCACAGAACTCCGTTTGTCCTCCAAGACCTTGGACAGCTATCGCCTCCATGTGGGTGCAGAGGGCTGAAGCGGCTTATCCAAAGCAGCTCATTAAAGCAGAGTATCCAGACGCTCGGCTTGCTATAGCGCCTTTCAGGGAAAGGCGCAAAAAGTTCTGGTGACGACCTCCCCGTTCCCAGTCCCAGGGGATTGGAGAATTTGGCCGCGTGGGGGCTGTGATTCTCcacttttcaagttttttttttttttttttttttttttttctgagagatgGAGAGAGTGCAGGTGGTGGATGTACTTCCAGGAGTGCAGGCTCAGCCTTCTGTCTGGATGGAGCAGCCCATTATGTGCCCGGTCTGAGAGATGGCTGAAAAACCGGGGAACGAGCCTGAGGCGGAGTGCCCGGTCTGCTGGAACTCATTCAATAACACTTTCCGAACCCCCAAGCTACTAGACTGCCGCCACTCCTTCTGCATAGAATGCCTGGCCCACCTGAGCTTGGTGTCCTCCTCGAGGCACCGGCTGCTGTGCCCCCTCTGCCGCCACCCTACGATCCTGGCTTCGGACCGTCCGGTGACGGAGCTGCCCACGGACGCCGCGGTCCTGACCCTGCTGCGCCTGGAGCCCAACCATATCATCCTGGAGGGCCGGCATCTGAGCTTCAAGGATGAGCGCAAGAACAGATATTTCCTGCGCCAGCCCAGGGTCTACACCCTCAATTTGGATGTTGAGCCAGAGAGCCAGACCGGCCCAGCCCAGCAGGGGGCGGCGCCCCCTGCCCCTGTGCCCGTCCCTAGCCACTTGTCCCTGCGCGAGTGCTTCCGCAACCCTCAGTTCCGCATCTTTACCTACCTGATGGCCGTCATCCTCAGTGTCGCCATGCTGTTAATCTTCTCCATCTTCTGGACTAAACAGTTCTTCTGGGGTGCAGGATGAGACTTGGACCACGAAGCCAATCAATACAGGGAGTTCTGGGAGGGCCAGACTAACATGGACTGGGTACTCCTAGGGAGAACGCCCGACCCCTGCCCAGCACACACCCACACTTTCCAGATGGATGGGGAAGCTGCAGAGCCCAGAACTCGTGCCCTTCTGCAGCGTTGGGTTCAGCCACAATCCAGGAAGCCGTTGTCTATTTGCTGCGAAGAAGACCTGAGACAGCGGGCTAACAAGGGATTAGGGTGCCATTTTTCCAAGGATGCTGAAATGGGATTCCAATTCTTTGTTTctggggggcagggagaggggaaggatgaAGAAGGATGTATGTCCAAAAGTTACTTCAGAAGGCAAATCATTCCTGGTTTCCCTAAGATGGAGAAGCTAGTAAAAGATGGAGGCACCCAGCAGCCTACAACTTGGCTTCAGACCCTAAAGTAAGTCACCGTCCCCTTAAGCCCCTCCCAGCTTCAGTCCTAGTTGTTCCAAGTTGTTTTCTGATAGATTTCTAAAAATGGGTCAggcaataaacagttattaagcacctactatataccaggcactttgctaagtattgggaatacaaaaaagagtcgacaatccttgccctcaaagagtttacagtctaatatGGGAGacaacaaatatgtacaaataagttatgtacagaataaaggagaaattattattagagggaaggcactagaattaagagggttgggaaaggcttctcataaaagatgggattttaattgggaccaAAACAAAGTTGGGGAAACCAATAGGTAGCCAGATGAGGATTCATGTAGAAGGAATTATCCAATTCTCTTCTTCTCATTCATTGCCCTAAGCAGACCTTGTGATGACaactcctcattttcttcctccttcctttcccatccAAGTGGTTTGTAGGCAATAGAATTAGCTTGTTGCTTGGATCCATCTCCCCAGTTGTTTAATATAGGAGAAAATTTGCTATCAAAATatatcaggggcagctagatggtgcagtggatagagcaccagccctgaaatcaggaggacctgagttcaaattcagcttaagacatttaacacatcctatctgtgtgaccctgggcaagtcacttaactcccaattgcctcaggagaaaaaatgtATTATATGATCCATGTTACCGTGTATATACCCCAAATAGGAGTCCAAAGAATAAAGAGTTTTAGAATAAAGATtctaaagaattttataaatgagaggtCAAGGTCAGGGCTGctggaacaagtcatttaatttttccttcttggcAAGATGGCAGGGAATTTAAGAACTAAATGGTATAAGAACAGGTTCCTTTGAGTAAGAGATTCTCTAAAGTTTAGAGGTCTAATAGTTTTCACATAAGCTCCTGGATAATCAGAGAGGTCCCATATGGAAATTCTGACTTTCCTACATTAGAACTCCAGTTCTGAACCAGTGAAAATGTGTTAGTCATGAGAATTCCAGGCTGTCACTCCCAGTCACTGGTAATTGATGACTAATTCACTGGCTCCTTGTCCCCACTTGGACTGCCCAGGATGATGAGAACACTGGGCCTAAGCTTGTTTGACTCAATCTGAATAGAACCATATAGCAATCCCATCAGGATATTTGAGCTTTTCTAATAGTACTGTTTGTTCAGCCTAGCACTTCATAGAAAAGCTTTTGCCTTTAGTTCCCTTCACTCTCTGATGCTGACATCCCAAAATAACGATCTTGCTTCTCTCCTGTATATTGATAGATGTAATGTGCCCTCACCCCTCAGTCCACCTCCACATTTCTAGATTATTTAAACAAGAAAACTAGACTTGAAGAGTTTAAATGGACTGACAGGGAAGCcccagaggtaaagtgacttgcccgagTTCACAGAGGTAAAGAAGTCAGCATTCAAACCAAAGGCTTGACTCCAAGCCATCCTTTTCTTCACTTCAACACATTGCCTTAACTCACCCTTGTGACCTCAACAGGAAAACCAGGCACATTGGACTTATAGGCTGAATTTCAAGTTTTCTCTTGGTtgagtagaggaaaaaaaaaagaaagtttttcccTTCATGTAATTGCGCAAATTCTTGTTTATCTCATCAAGGTAGTCTATGTCACTCCAAGCCTGTGCCACTGGAGAGAATTGCACCAGTCTACAGTCAACAAGCTCCCCGATGGCttcttttctttaccttcttCACTTTTGGTCTACAGCCCGAGGCACACTCGGTAGTGAGCTCACCTTGCTCTAGCAGCTCAAGAGTATGGCTTAAGCCAACAAGAGGCCTAGAGACAGGCAAAGCACACCCCAGGGGATCCCTGAAAGGAAATCTTTCCTCTGCATCATGCCTCACTAGTTACATCAACTGGAGCTCTTTTTCAGTCAAAATAGAACCTAAACCCTTGGGGCAGTTGAAACATCCCCACAACATGAGAAAAGCATGGGCTTCATTTGTTTAAAGGAAGTAAATACAATCTTGAATTTGCATGGTTCTTTAGGTCTTCATCTTTGAGGGCTTTAATTTTCCTATCTCTCATCTGATGCTCACAGCATCCCTTAGAGGCAGAAAGGCAGGCAAGCAGGCTTTCTTTGATCAATTTAGCAAAAGCACAAGTGTGGTCAAAAAAGTAACATGATCTCGCCCATTGCACAGCTAGTTAGTGCCTTTTCTACTACAACACAAAATGCTGATGACCACAAGCCTCATAATGCTGtttcccctcccaaaaaaagtcATTGTCTACCATGAACAAAGTAAGATTGTCTTACCCATTTGATACTTAAAGAGCAAACTTTTCATTTGAAGAGCCCGAGGTAGTTGgcctatgtaaactatttgcaaatgGCAAAGCTGAGAGCCCGTTGAGGAGCCTCCTAATGCTCACTGGGGACTGGAAGCAGAAAAGTAAAACACTTTTGGAACATTATGAAACAGACAAAATTGCTTTATAGTTGATAGGCAAAGTATTAAGTATGCTGTgcaccaggtactatgctaaaggGATAAAGGAATTTggttaaaaatgaacattttactCAGAAATTACATTCTCAGGCTGCAGGTCACAAAGAAAGATTCTTTTTGGAGTGAAATTCGTGGGGGAAAAAAGGGTTTTGAGTttagaaggggaaggaaatatcAGGTATGATTCTTCCAATACTTCTACAGACAGAATTTTGTTCCCCTCCAAATTCCTAGTAGTTTTGAGATAATTTTGTATTGGTGATTGGGTTGGGGCACAAAAGAGTAAAAAGCAATTGAAGGTTAATGACCTTgacaagaaaattaaagaagagacCCCTACTGACAATGCACCCAGAACACTCCACCTGTTTCTTTCATGATGTCTTACCTGTAATAAACAGAAATCTTAAAAAAGCATCTCAGGCAGGGTTGTTTGTTTCAGAAGGTCACTGGTAAGAAAAGGATTACATCAAATGACACTTTGTAATAACACTTGGaatgagatataaagaaaaggttAAGTGGTTCCCTTCTGAGTGTTTGAGTATTACATCCAAGAATTAGTTAAATCCTTTTGGTGACCAATATACAGCACAGCACACAAAATACAGAAGGTTCATCTGTTATCTTTTTATTACTATTCACTCCTGACACAAGAGTGAGGGGAACATAAAAGGAATGCCCATCAGGagccaaatgaaaatgaaaacaagcaCAGAAAAGACAATTCCCAGACAAATTTTTAGTTGTAACTTGCTTCAGCACTCCACATTAATTTAACAGGAATTGACCTCAAAAGTTCCTGGGAAGTTGTTCATATCCTGGTTCATTCTTTAATTCTCAGGGGAAGGATAGTTTCTCTGATGATACTATGGAAGTGTGAAGCAGTGCACACTCACAAACACATCTAGACTTGTCAGCTTCCAAGCGAAGTCCAGCCACGTGCTCTTAGGGTCATGTCTAACTACAGTACATGACCATGACCTAGTGGGTCAGGTTTCAGGGGCCATGATGGAGTTTCTATTAAGGGAAGAAAGGCACCATAATCCACGGGATGTTGAGAAAGGGAAAGGGCACACAAACAGATGATGACCATAAGGGAAGAAATTCACTACagcataagtaaaaaaaaaaaaaaaaaaaaaaggtaatgccAACATGGTCCATCGCAGAGCTCCTTAAAGTGGGAGTGAAATAGCCCAGGATCACTTGGCCTGGCTGCTGTGGGGCAAAACTGCCCCTCCTACACACAGTGAGTGGCAAAGTCGATCACTCCACACTGATCCCCTTCTTCTGACCAAACTGGCAAAAAAAGGAAGCACTTGGGACCAGACATCTGAGTCACAGACTCATGTCCATGGACACAATCTATTCAGCCATCCAAAGTTTGAAGGTCCTATCATAGGAACAGGTGGCTATGAGCTGACCATCTGAAGAAATGTCCAGACCCATCACTTTCCCCTCGTGGCCAGCCAGGGTCTTCAGTGGAGACCAGCCAGGGTGTGTCCAGATCTTGGCTGTGTTGTCATAGGCACCAGTAAGCAAGAAGTTCCCATGGATAGCTAGAGAGAAACAAGGGAAGAGTCATGGCTTAAAACAACTAGAGGACAACACAAGATAGAAGTGCCAAATTAAAGCTGGACAATCTGTCTAGAATAGATTTTTTGTTTCCATATAATAAACGTGCTCAGGGAGTGAGCCATGTGTCAGTTCAGAAATCTCAGGACCTGTATGAGAAATAGATTAACTCCGAGATATAACTATGGGAATAGAAACAACTAACTTTGTTGTTAGTTCAGAGAAGATATTTAGTATTCAAATGAGAGCCTTTATTCTAACCTAGTAACCAAAAGCAATCTGCCACAATTCTACCTAAAataagggaaacaaagaaaggttaTAAATTGAGGGAGGGAAACTCTGATTTGCTTCCTCTGCATATTTTACCCCCTTTTTTAGGGTAAGCTGACTGAAGCCTGGACAGCAGAATAACTTCCAAAGGTAAAGAAAAAGCTATATGTCTTTGTTCTGTCTTCTGGACAGCTGAATCCAAAAAGAAAGGCTTACGCTCAAACTTGACTCCAGTCACCAAGTTCTGGTGAGCAGGGATGGTATAGACACAACGCCGCTGCCTGAGGTCCCACACTTTGCATGTGTTGTCGCCACTACCAGTTGCAATGTGGTAGCTGTGGTAAAGAAAAAGAGGACCCAAGTCAGAGTCCAAAACTTCATCATATCTGGTTATGTGAATTTTGACCAATATCCCATTTCACCCTCAAAACTCAAGAAGTTTGGCATACCCATTTGGGGAAAAGTTGATCCCATAAATCTCCTTCAGGTGGCCCTCTAGGAACATGATGCATCGACCTGTACGCAGGTCCCATACACGACCAAATGCATCCAGTCCCCTATTAAGAAAAACAGATTCACAATGAACAATTCATTATGTCAGCTTCCACCTTAAGATCctaacaataaaaggaaaaattaaatgatgttGATCATTTTTTCTGGTAAGAATAGGTCCAAATAAGAACAGGCTTAAATtttagcaaaaggaaaagggattaaAAGTAGGAAGCAGTCCCTGATAGTTAGGTATaggaggcaaaaaaaattagaaccaaaaaacaaagtaaaattgaataaaaaaaaaaaaagaggaatagacTGATGGAATCAAATCACTCTGAGGACAATTAAGAAAAGGGTAAGCAactgttaaatattaaaatgtaattctgTATGAAACAAAGGGAATACAGAATATGATCTTTTTAGTTACTATTAGCAGCTTAGGGTCATGCTTAAGGCCTAGGAATCTTACCCAGTGCCAGCCAAAGAACCATCCTGATGGAAGGCAATGTCATACACGCCCATGCTGTGGCCCTCCTGATGTAGAATCTCTTCCTGGGCCTCCAAGTCCCACAGGCGCCATGAACGGTCGTAgctaaaaatcaaaaggaaaagattaataCTTAAGAGCCTACTTTGTAAGGCATCATGAAAAGGTTAATACTGGACCTACAGCTGAAGTTGTGCTTCTAAAATTGTTCAGGTAAATATCTAGACATAAAGTAACTTTTCTGTATCAGTAACAGTCTGGACTTCAATAACCACAAAACTATCTATCTGCCTTGAACAGTTTCAATTGTTTGCCATTATCCAGGTCATAAAGCTACCACAGCTTCTGAAATTAACTGAGATCTTGAAAGGGTTATTAAAGATCAGGGTCCCCAACATGTTGgtcaaggaaaacaaagagagagaatgaaagatgagaaagatgaagaaaccaTGGTCTTCAAAAAATTAGTAGCTAATTCTCATCTTAAAATTTCTCAAGAAAAGTTATCAAGAGTTTGCAATTCAAAAACAAATAACTAGATTCTTTATACTcctaattattttgattatatgtcCTACTCCACTCTAAGAAAACCCTACTGAAGGGGATTTTTTGAaaacaggagttcttaacctagaCCCTGTGGActtgttttaaaacattttgacaaCTATATTTCAACATAGCTGGTCTTCTTTGTAACTCTAAgtattttaatttatgcattaTAAGACAACATTTTGAGAAAgtgtccataggtttcaccagatggGCAAAGGTCCATGACcccacaaaaaggttaagaaccccttcTCTGAACTCTGATAAAACAGACAGATATGTGAAACAGATAATTGACACAGATTTGTCTGAGAACAAGACCAAAAGGTCTTACCAGGTGGTGCCCAGAAAACGTCCTGAAGGATGCCACATCACTCTTGCTACACGTACCGAATGGCCTTCAATATCTGCCACAGGCTCATCACTGCAAGGAATCCAAGCAAATCAGAAGGGTACAACATaattatttattcagtatttattaGAACATCTACTCTAGGCCAAAAGCATTGTTCTCACAGTGACCAAGCTGAACTACATCCAAAACAAATGGGTCAGCACTGGGGAGCTAATCAAAACGGCTTTAAATGttagggaaaggagaaaacttAAGGGAGATAACCCAGttcatttcccttattttacacatgaaactgaagcccagatagAGGAAGTGACCGAACTCCCCCAAGATCACAATGTGCACAGCTGATATACCTTGGCTTAGAATATGTCTCCTGGCTCTAAATCTAAAGCTCACTCCATTATACTAGGCTGCTTGGGTCTTTGCAAGTGACCTGAGACTAAACATTCTTATGGCAACAATGACTCAAGATATCTACAAATGTTCAGGGATTTCTTTGCAAATTTACTTATTTCTGACTTAAGAATGTTTCCACTTTCCTTAACTGTTGGAAGGTAAGAGAGCTGGTATGGCAGGACATGGGAAAATCTGaatgaaaaacacatttgaatGGCTGCCTCAAGAAAAGCACATATCCTTTAATTAGGTCTCAAGGAACTGGAACATTTGACCATTCCAAATTGAACActctgaatttgaagtcagggattattttgtctttgtattttcagcattTTGCACATAGGAGATGCTTAAATGATTTTTACTCAATTGCATTTAGCCCTAAAATTCAGAACATAACTATTTTGTATTATACAACTTTCCCAGagattaaaaaattcaaagacaatcATTATcactgtaaaacaaaacaaaacaaaacaaactatttACAATCCAATGAAATATGATGTTTATTACTAAGCACATTGTTTGGcacacatagaaggcacttaatatttattgaatgatttaCACTCAGCTTTACACCAATTCACACTTTTagtcaggaaaacaaaaaaaacatttcttaagatGTTCCCAATGCTTATGCTACCTGGAGTTTAGAAAATAATCAGGAGCAATTCAGCCTGATATTAATTCTTTTTGCTTAATCTTAAGAATAATCGTCACATTTCAGCTAATGTGGCTACTCTGTCACCACCAGTGTTGGGACACTGGGAAAAATGCATGTTAGAGGTGAAGGGAAGGTCTGCTCCAACCAAATTTACTGAAAACAAATTATGAATGCgaattttttccaattccacaaagaacaattaaccccaaagCTCAGAGTTTAGTCTCATCTTAATTGCTATTAAATCTAGCTACCTGGCAACAACAGAAAGACTTGAAACACTAGTGAAAGGGAATAAACATACTTCCTAAAGAGAGCAATTAAAATAGGAAACTTTGTCAATGTGTACGTATAAGATTAATCAAATCTCCAGAGGAATAAATTTGCTGCAGCATTACCAAAGCCAATTAAAGCTCTCTAGACTAGTGGGCAAGTCAGCATGGCAGACTGTTATgccaattaacttttaaaaaaatgatattttattttttctccaaatacatgcaaaaatagttttcaacattcactttcacaaaaccttgtgttccaaatttttctccctctcttcctttctccctcaccaagacatcaagcaatctgatattaactcttaaaaaaaaaactcatgagaagggaaagagaccctcatgtgaaaaaatgtttgtggcagcccttttttgtagtggcttgaaactggaaactgaatggatgctcatcattggagaatggctgaataagttacagtatatgaacgttatggaatattattgttctgtaagaaatgaccagcatgatgattttagagaggcttggagagacttacatgaactgatgctaagtgaaataagcagaaccagaagatcattatagacggcaacaagattatacaatgatcaattctgacagatgtggttctcttcaacaatgggaaatgagtgtggaccacaacatagcatttccactctttctgttattttgtgcttatgtttttgttttccttctcaggttttttttttcctttctttctttctagatccgatttttcttgcatagcaagataactgtataaatatgtatacatatattggatttaacatatttaacattgtattggactacctgctatctaggggagggagtggggggaaaaggggaaaagttggaacaaaaggttttgtaagggccaatgctgaaaaattacccatgcatttgttttgtaaataaaaagctataataataataattaaaaaaaacacctcatGAATCTGCTCATGCAATTGTATTCAGATATTGGCCAGCCAACATCAACATCACTTTAGGCAACAGTATACCAgttaaaaagacaacaaaaaagccATTTTGTTAGTACCAATAGTGGAAAGTACACTCTCACCAAAAAACTTTGACTCTGAAGAGGCTTTGCTGCTTTGGCAATACAGCCGAACAAAAACCCTTTATTTCCTCTGTGGCTGTCACTAAGAATCAATGCCTTGCCAGAGAAATCATTAGTGGGCCCCACTAACCACAGTGGACACCTAATCTGATTCAAAAGTTCACTGGgctattgttttctttaaaaaaggcaTTCTACTAGGAGTAAACCTGGTACTCAGAGCTTAGTGAGAAAACTGGGCATGCATTCCTCAACGGAAATAAAGAGTGAATCAAAACAAAGAATCTTCTACTTCCCTTTCACATACTAGTTACCATTCTCCTTGGAATACTTGTGGGATTAAATACTGGAGCTTCAGTTGAAAGCTCCTCCTTCAGTCAATCAGAAGTATTTATGCAACAAAAAGGAATCAAATTCAATAAGAATTTCTCTTCTGACTTCTATGTACCAGGCAACACTACAAATACATAGACAAAACTTAACAGTCGCCTCCCTAAagatgctaatattttattgggagaaaacatgtacacagataaatgtaaattatcaacaaagtaatttctgagggaaaaggaaagatctAATATGAAGGACAGGTGGTTAGTAAGAGAACAGTTTCTTCCAGAGGACACAATGGAAGTGTaggataaagtggaaaaaagacCCAGGAATGGGGCAAAGTTTAATAACTCGGGGAGCTGCAGGGCAGCAGAATGTAATGCCCTCCATAAGAGCAAAGGTATCCCTAAGACAGAGTGGAAGAATGGGGTGGAGAATAAAGAGAAgtagggaaaaagaggaaagagtcaGTGATgtcctggggggtggggggaaggctcTTTACAAAAGGGATGAGGTCCTGTCTGAGGTACTCAAAGCATATCcagaattccaatagacttgtcatGGAAAAACATCACAGGTCAAcagcatccaaagagagaactatggaggttgaatatggatcaaagcataatgttttttaactttttttgttgtttggttttttttcctttctcatgttttttcccctttggttctgacgtgtgtgtgtgtgtgtgtgtgtgtgtgcatgcacagcatgacaaatatggaaatatgtttaaaagaattgcacttttttttatcaatagctttttatttttcaaaatacatataatgcaaaaatagttttcaacatttacctttgcaaaaccttgtattctaaaattttctccttctcttccccctcgcTCTTCTCCAAAACAGTGAGGAAtccagaggagagggagaaaaatttggaacacaaagttgtGCAAATGTGAATGCAGAAAActgtttgcatgtatttgaaaaacaaaatactatttacaaaaaaaacaaaaacaaaatataaccaGGTTAGGATTCATTCCAATGTTGCAATTGCTTCCTCCAAGGAATTGCACTATCTCTCAAAAAAGCCCACTGCACTTAGGGATAGTTCTTCTTATTAGCTAAGACATTACTACTTTGTTGTCTGCTACACTGAGAATGGAGATGGAAATAGACAAGAGATTATGACTTTCAATAACCTAGAGAAACTTCCAATAGGAAAGTAGAGGACAGGTGCTGGTGCTGATCCTTTTCTGTGTGGGGAGTCCCCCCTcaaaatttatttcctatttcacagcacttagagctgggagggatgtGAAGGATAGCAGACAAAGTTTACCTCTCCAGACTCCAGAGTTTCACAGAGCCATCAGCAGCACAAGAGGCCAGGTTGACATCTTTCTTATCCAAGGAAACAGTGGATTTGGGGTGAAAAACAATTGCTCCAACATTAGTGTTGTGGcctaaaagataaaaatcataactagcacttttttttcctaaaatatactATAATGACTGAAACATACTAAACAGAGGTTTACACAGTAATAATGATGTAGTcagataaatagaaatgaaaagtttgacagcaaagatacaaaaaatttttttaaatctatggaAGTTTTAGTGTTTGTGAACACTAGAATGCAAGAGATTTGGCGAAAATGGGAAAACcaacaaaatggaagaaatgacatgtaaaaaaaattccttctaagaagtaaccaaaaaaatcaaacaaaaaagcatttactgAGTATCTGCTCCATGCAAGGTTCTGGCCtgggcccctttccctcttcccatttTCCAATGGTGCTCTCAT harbors:
- the RNF183 gene encoding E3 ubiquitin-protein ligase RNF183, giving the protein MAEKPGNEPEAECPVCWNSFNNTFRTPKLLDCRHSFCIECLAHLSLVSSSRHRLLCPLCRHPTILASDRPVTELPTDAAVLTLLRLEPNHIILEGRHLSFKDERKNRYFLRQPRVYTLNLDVEPESQTGPAQQGAAPPAPVPVPSHLSLRECFRNPQFRIFTYLMAVILSVAMLLIFSIFWTKQFFWGAG